In Carassius gibelio isolate Cgi1373 ecotype wild population from Czech Republic chromosome B20, carGib1.2-hapl.c, whole genome shotgun sequence, the following are encoded in one genomic region:
- the LOC127983568 gene encoding aquaporin-4-like isoform X1, which yields MRKALSQVSVPSRSCGFLRRCVSSCSCNSSIMAAFKGVWTQEFWRAVSGEFLAMMIFVLLSLGSTINWAATQENPPPADLVLISLCFGLSIATLVQCFGHISGAHINPAVTAAMVATRKLSLAKGVFYLLAQCLGAVVGAAILYGVTPASVRGGMGVTSVNAEISTGHAIVIELIITFELVFTVFATCDPKRSDLKGSAALAIGLSVCIGHLFAIPYTGASMNPARSFGPAVIMAKWQDHWVYWVGPLIGGILAAAVYEYLFCPDPDLKRRYADILSKSPFQIDPYRVVDTDSYPSDQAQLMAKQAAIRVLDRERTQKKERESAGEVLSSV from the exons ATGAGAAAAGCCTTATCGCAGGTTTCGGTTCCGAGCAGAAGTTGTGGCTTTCTTCG GAGGTGTGTGTCGTCTTGCTCATGCAATAGCAGTATCATGGCAGCCTTCAAGGGTGTGTGGACTCAGGAATTCTGGCGAGCGGTTTCGGGGGAGTTTTTAGCCATGATGATATTTGTACTGCTCAGTTTGGGATCCACTATCAACTGGGCAGCAACACAGGAGAACCCTCCACCTGCCGACCTCGTCCTCATCTCTCTCTGCTTTGGTTTATCCATTGCAACCCTGGTCCAGTGTTTTGGGCACATCAGCGGTGCCCACATTAACCCGGCCGTCACTGCGGCGATGGTTGCTACACGGAAGCTGAGTCTGGCAAAGGGTGTGTTTTATTTGTTGGCACAGTGTCTGGGGGCAGTGGTGGGGGCGGCTATCTTGTACGGAGTGACACCAGCATCAGTGAGAGGAGGAATGGGAGTGACTTCT GTCAATGCTGAAATCTCCACCGGTCATGCAATTGTGATAGAGCTCATAATCACTTTTGAGCTTGTCTTCACTGTCTTTGCCACCTGTGACCCCAAACGCAGTGATCTCAAAGGTTCAGCAGCCCTGGCTATTGGACTGTCAGTGTGCATCGGCCATCTGTTTGCT atcCCGTACACTGGAGCCAGTATGAACCCAGCTCGCTCTTTTGGGCCTGCTGTCATCATGGCAAAATGGCAGGACCATTGG gtgtacTGGGTGGGCCCTTTAATAGGGGGCATCCTGGCTGCAGCTGTGTACGAATATCTATTCTGTCCCGACCCTGACCTGAAGCGCCGCTATGCTGACATCCTCTCCAAGAGCCCCTTCCAAATCGACCCGTATCGAGTGGTGGACACAGACTCGTACCCCAGCGATCAAGCTCAGCTCATGGCCAAGCAGGCAGCGATCAGAGTGCTGGACCGGGAGAGGACACAGAAGAAGGAGAGGGAGTCTGCTGGAGAGGTGCTGTCGTCCGTATGA
- the LOC127983568 gene encoding aquaporin-4-like isoform X2 → MTSCGALDRFRRCVSSCSCNSSIMAAFKGVWTQEFWRAVSGEFLAMMIFVLLSLGSTINWAATQENPPPADLVLISLCFGLSIATLVQCFGHISGAHINPAVTAAMVATRKLSLAKGVFYLLAQCLGAVVGAAILYGVTPASVRGGMGVTSVNAEISTGHAIVIELIITFELVFTVFATCDPKRSDLKGSAALAIGLSVCIGHLFAIPYTGASMNPARSFGPAVIMAKWQDHWVYWVGPLIGGILAAAVYEYLFCPDPDLKRRYADILSKSPFQIDPYRVVDTDSYPSDQAQLMAKQAAIRVLDRERTQKKERESAGEVLSSV, encoded by the exons ATGACAAGCTGTGGAGCCCTGGACAGATTCAG GAGGTGTGTGTCGTCTTGCTCATGCAATAGCAGTATCATGGCAGCCTTCAAGGGTGTGTGGACTCAGGAATTCTGGCGAGCGGTTTCGGGGGAGTTTTTAGCCATGATGATATTTGTACTGCTCAGTTTGGGATCCACTATCAACTGGGCAGCAACACAGGAGAACCCTCCACCTGCCGACCTCGTCCTCATCTCTCTCTGCTTTGGTTTATCCATTGCAACCCTGGTCCAGTGTTTTGGGCACATCAGCGGTGCCCACATTAACCCGGCCGTCACTGCGGCGATGGTTGCTACACGGAAGCTGAGTCTGGCAAAGGGTGTGTTTTATTTGTTGGCACAGTGTCTGGGGGCAGTGGTGGGGGCGGCTATCTTGTACGGAGTGACACCAGCATCAGTGAGAGGAGGAATGGGAGTGACTTCT GTCAATGCTGAAATCTCCACCGGTCATGCAATTGTGATAGAGCTCATAATCACTTTTGAGCTTGTCTTCACTGTCTTTGCCACCTGTGACCCCAAACGCAGTGATCTCAAAGGTTCAGCAGCCCTGGCTATTGGACTGTCAGTGTGCATCGGCCATCTGTTTGCT atcCCGTACACTGGAGCCAGTATGAACCCAGCTCGCTCTTTTGGGCCTGCTGTCATCATGGCAAAATGGCAGGACCATTGG gtgtacTGGGTGGGCCCTTTAATAGGGGGCATCCTGGCTGCAGCTGTGTACGAATATCTATTCTGTCCCGACCCTGACCTGAAGCGCCGCTATGCTGACATCCTCTCCAAGAGCCCCTTCCAAATCGACCCGTATCGAGTGGTGGACACAGACTCGTACCCCAGCGATCAAGCTCAGCTCATGGCCAAGCAGGCAGCGATCAGAGTGCTGGACCGGGAGAGGACACAGAAGAAGGAGAGGGAGTCTGCTGGAGAGGTGCTGTCGTCCGTATGA